The proteins below are encoded in one region of Amycolatopsis magusensis:
- a CDS encoding GTP cyclohydrolase I, with the protein MTHQVNDALDTYLRTRDSSCVVCAGRGCVAQHGVRKPGALMVTSSITGELRSTKTSNTSQIAFPEIP; encoded by the coding sequence TTGACGCACCAGGTCAACGATGCCCTCGACACCTACCTTCGGACCCGCGATTCCTCGTGTGTTGTTTGCGCTGGCCGTGGCTGCGTGGCACAGCATGGCGTCCGGAAGCCTGGAGCCTTGATGGTCACATCATCAATAACCGGAGAACTGCGGTCGACGAAAACTTCAAACACGAGTCAGATTGCTTTCCCAGAAATACCATGA
- a CDS encoding C40 family peptidase, translated as MGSKLGAGAAALVFALPLLIGAGIGGIVSALFGSSASGSLTCTPGGVPTGTVPGLTAEQMGNAATIVAVGKQMSVPEPGWAVAIAAALQESGLRNLHYGDRDSLGLFQQRPSMGWGTPQQITTPAYAATQFYEHLTAIPHWQAMSVNDAAQTVQGSGFPDAYTKHETTAREIVAAVAGVHCVPTPAMTGTGDCANIQAPNPAALTAINYACGQRGLPYVWGGNGPDNGDTGFDCSGLTKAAYGAAGISLPRTAHTQYHAGPRVPDGQPLLPGDLVFYGPPSKIRHVGLYIGNGKMLNAPTFGQPVQIDDYRYEGDGYAGATRPAF; from the coding sequence ATGGGGTCCAAACTCGGAGCAGGTGCTGCCGCCCTGGTATTCGCTCTTCCCCTGCTCATTGGCGCGGGGATCGGCGGGATCGTCAGTGCGCTCTTCGGCAGCAGCGCATCGGGGTCGCTGACCTGCACCCCGGGTGGTGTGCCCACCGGCACAGTGCCAGGTCTGACCGCCGAGCAAATGGGCAACGCCGCTACCATCGTCGCCGTCGGCAAACAGATGAGTGTGCCCGAGCCGGGCTGGGCGGTCGCCATCGCCGCCGCCCTCCAGGAATCCGGATTGCGCAACCTGCACTACGGCGACCGCGACTCGCTCGGGTTGTTCCAACAGCGGCCCTCGATGGGCTGGGGTACACCGCAACAGATCACCACACCCGCCTACGCCGCCACCCAGTTCTACGAGCACCTCACCGCCATTCCCCACTGGCAGGCGATGAGCGTCAACGACGCCGCGCAAACCGTACAAGGCTCAGGATTTCCTGACGCCTACACCAAACACGAGACCACCGCACGCGAGATCGTCGCCGCGGTGGCCGGGGTGCACTGCGTGCCAACACCCGCCATGACCGGCACCGGCGACTGCGCCAACATCCAGGCACCCAACCCCGCCGCTCTCACCGCCATCAATTACGCCTGCGGACAACGCGGCCTGCCCTACGTCTGGGGCGGCAACGGCCCTGATAACGGCGACACCGGATTCGACTGCTCAGGGCTGACCAAAGCCGCCTACGGCGCGGCCGGAATCTCCCTGCCGCGTACCGCACACACCCAGTACCATGCCGGGCCGCGAGTGCCCGACGGACAACCTCTGCTGCCGGGCGACCTCGTCTTCTACGGACCACCGTCGAAAATCAGACATGTTGGGCTCTACATCGGAAACGGCAAGATGCTCAATGCCCCGACCTTTGGCCAGCCCGTGCAAATCGACGACTACCGGTATGAAGGAGACGGCTACGCGGGCGCCACACGCCCGGCATTCTAA
- a CDS encoding replication-relaxation family protein → MITTTTRQHTLRAHLPGRHTARAASSVEHQAMLAARLTTRDKWILALLHEHRVLTTSQIQDAAFPSGRSARQRVRDLYLWRAISRFQPFRQLGSAPMHYVLGPAGAAVLAAEHGLEVKELGYRHDRAMAIAHNQRLAHTVGVNDFFTSLIARARHIRTGETVVAWWSEARCARHFGDLVKPDGYGRWRTQHHTTAREVEWFLEFDTGTEALDKVGRKLHGYARLAEATSIATPVLLWLPTTRREAGARTALARVHAGLDHPRSVPVATAAADQLDPAAPHPSPAEAVWLPLTSARADRAGPRYSLADLADAWPGLAPPADPAAAEDEGPETAASPYRLPPPDPIPPSATANRLARGEH, encoded by the coding sequence TTGATCACGACCACGACGCGCCAGCACACCCTGCGCGCCCACCTGCCCGGCCGTCACACCGCACGCGCCGCCAGTTCGGTTGAGCACCAGGCCATGCTCGCCGCCCGGCTCACCACCCGCGACAAGTGGATCTTGGCCTTGCTGCACGAGCACCGGGTCCTGACGACCAGCCAGATTCAGGACGCCGCGTTCCCCTCCGGCCGCTCGGCGCGCCAGCGCGTGCGAGACCTTTACCTCTGGCGCGCTATCAGTAGGTTCCAGCCGTTCCGGCAGCTCGGCTCCGCGCCCATGCACTACGTTCTCGGCCCCGCCGGCGCGGCCGTGCTCGCCGCCGAGCATGGCCTCGAGGTGAAGGAACTCGGCTACCGCCACGACCGCGCCATGGCCATCGCCCATAACCAGCGCCTGGCTCACACTGTCGGCGTCAACGACTTCTTCACCTCACTGATCGCCCGCGCCCGCCACATCCGCACCGGCGAGACGGTGGTGGCGTGGTGGTCCGAAGCCCGCTGCGCCCGGCACTTCGGCGACCTCGTCAAACCCGACGGCTACGGCCGATGGCGCACCCAGCACCACACCACCGCACGCGAGGTCGAGTGGTTCCTCGAATTCGACACCGGCACCGAAGCCTTGGACAAGGTCGGGCGCAAGCTGCACGGCTACGCGCGGCTGGCCGAAGCCACCAGCATCGCCACCCCCGTCCTGCTCTGGCTGCCCACCACCCGCCGCGAAGCCGGCGCCCGCACCGCCCTCGCCCGCGTACACGCCGGCCTCGACCACCCCCGCAGCGTGCCGGTCGCCACCGCCGCGGCCGACCAGCTCGACCCCGCCGCACCGCACCCGAGCCCGGCCGAAGCGGTGTGGCTGCCGCTGACCTCAGCGCGCGCCGACCGCGCCGGCCCGCGCTACAGCCTCGCCGACCTCGCCGACGCCTGGCCCGGCCTGGCACCGCCCGCCGACCCTGCCGCTGCCGAGGACGAGGGACCCGAGACCGCGGCCTCACCGTATCGGCTGCCACCACCCGATCCGATTCCGCCGTCGGCCACCGCCAACCGCCTCGCCCGCGGCGAGCACTAG
- a CDS encoding helicase HerA domain-containing protein has translation MAVRAAGSPMLQSWVSDYLRDPGGALAALLAALSEWALEWGPLVVPALAVAVAGAVGARRWWRARRNAGLQVDARRITVLAPPRVDPAGGTAVWSNLVGLLRPSWRRRWAGQPHLAMEYVFGEHGVTVQFWVPGVIPPSLVERAVEAAWPGSHTRTSPATSPLPTLEAGRRRVIVGGQLRLARSEALPLRTGFDADPIRGLLGAPVGLGRDEHACVQILARPVTGRRVAQARRAARRVHRGSSRRLGGRVLDIITPGAHATRSGRTPDTRRISQDPQLSLEYSAQNKAIVGKQRGSQYETLVRYAVATDLPADAADELARQARATARGRAHALAAAFAAYTEHNHYTRTRLHHPAHALATRRLDHGDLLSIPELAALAHLPTDAEIPGVERAGAKAVAPPPGIATPGPEVKPLGQSDTGHARPVGLRVADARHHLHVLGATGSGKSTLLGNMILDDAASNRGVVLIDPKGDLVTDVLNRLPRSAAERVVLFDADSLHRPPILNPLEGGETDREVDNLVSVFRRVYSAFWGPRTDDLMRAACLTLRAQDGVPTLADLPKLLASEAFRSRITTGLTDPVLTGFWQWYDELTESSRSQVISPLMNKLRAFLLRPFVKEAIAGGRSTVDMAHVLDEGGICLVRIPKGSLGEETTRLVGSLVVARTWQATTARARVPQRLRPDASLVVDECHNFLNLPYPLEDMLAEARGFRVSMTLAHQHLGQLSRELKEGISTNARSKIFFSASPEDARELARHTAPRLSDHDLSHLGVYHTATRLVVHGEETEPFTMTTTPLPDPIPGRAREIRAVLRAQRRAHTPASGGTTEHAPAPTTVTPTQTVPTGRRIPPTRPPKTDPRRTRP, from the coding sequence ATGGCTGTGCGCGCCGCAGGGTCCCCAATGCTGCAGAGCTGGGTGAGTGACTACCTGCGCGATCCCGGCGGTGCCCTGGCCGCGCTGCTCGCCGCTCTGAGCGAGTGGGCGCTGGAGTGGGGTCCGCTCGTCGTCCCGGCCCTCGCGGTGGCCGTGGCGGGCGCGGTGGGGGCGCGCCGGTGGTGGCGCGCCCGCCGCAACGCCGGGCTGCAGGTCGACGCTCGCCGGATCACCGTCCTCGCCCCACCCAGGGTGGATCCCGCCGGTGGCACCGCGGTGTGGTCCAACCTCGTCGGCCTCCTCCGCCCCTCCTGGCGGCGCCGGTGGGCCGGCCAACCTCACCTCGCGATGGAGTACGTGTTCGGCGAGCACGGCGTCACCGTGCAGTTCTGGGTCCCCGGCGTCATCCCGCCCTCGCTGGTGGAACGGGCGGTCGAGGCCGCCTGGCCCGGCTCCCACACCCGCACCAGCCCCGCCACCTCCCCGCTGCCCACGCTGGAGGCCGGGCGGCGGCGGGTCATCGTCGGCGGGCAGTTGCGCCTGGCCCGTTCCGAAGCGCTGCCGCTCCGCACCGGCTTCGACGCCGACCCGATCCGCGGGCTGCTCGGCGCCCCGGTCGGCCTGGGCCGCGACGAGCACGCCTGCGTGCAGATCCTCGCTCGCCCCGTCACCGGCCGCCGCGTCGCCCAGGCTCGCCGCGCGGCCCGCCGAGTCCATCGAGGTTCCTCACGCCGTCTCGGAGGTCGGGTCCTCGACATCATCACGCCGGGCGCGCACGCCACCCGCTCCGGCCGGACCCCGGATACACGGCGCATCAGCCAAGATCCGCAGCTGTCGCTGGAATATTCGGCGCAGAACAAAGCCATCGTCGGCAAGCAGCGCGGGTCCCAGTACGAGACCCTCGTGCGCTACGCGGTGGCCACCGACCTGCCCGCCGACGCGGCCGACGAGCTGGCGCGCCAGGCCCGCGCCACCGCCCGCGGGCGGGCGCACGCCCTGGCCGCCGCCTTCGCCGCCTACACCGAGCACAACCACTACACCCGCACCCGCCTGCACCACCCCGCCCACGCCCTGGCCACCCGGCGCCTCGACCACGGTGACCTGCTCTCGATACCCGAACTCGCCGCGCTCGCGCACCTGCCCACCGACGCCGAGATCCCCGGCGTCGAACGCGCCGGAGCCAAAGCCGTCGCCCCACCACCCGGCATCGCCACACCAGGGCCCGAGGTCAAACCGCTGGGCCAGTCCGACACCGGGCACGCCCGCCCGGTTGGCCTGCGCGTGGCCGACGCCCGCCATCACCTGCACGTCCTCGGCGCCACCGGCTCCGGCAAATCCACGCTGCTGGGCAACATGATCCTCGACGACGCCGCCAGCAATCGCGGTGTCGTCCTGATCGACCCCAAAGGCGACCTGGTCACCGACGTGCTCAACCGGCTCCCGCGCAGCGCGGCGGAGCGGGTGGTGCTCTTCGACGCCGACTCCCTGCACCGCCCACCCATCCTCAACCCCCTCGAAGGCGGGGAAACCGACCGCGAAGTCGACAACCTCGTCTCCGTCTTCCGCCGGGTCTACTCGGCGTTCTGGGGACCACGCACCGACGACCTCATGCGCGCCGCGTGCCTCACCCTGCGCGCCCAAGACGGCGTGCCCACCCTGGCCGACCTGCCCAAGCTTCTGGCCAGCGAAGCGTTCCGCTCCCGCATCACCACCGGCCTGACCGACCCGGTGCTGACCGGGTTCTGGCAGTGGTACGACGAACTCACCGAGTCCAGCCGGTCCCAGGTGATCTCACCGCTGATGAACAAGCTGCGCGCGTTCCTGTTGCGGCCCTTCGTGAAAGAAGCCATCGCCGGCGGCCGCTCCACAGTGGACATGGCCCACGTGCTCGACGAGGGCGGCATCTGCCTCGTGCGCATCCCCAAAGGCTCCCTCGGGGAGGAAACCACCCGGCTGGTCGGGTCGCTGGTCGTCGCGCGCACCTGGCAAGCCACCACCGCCCGCGCCCGCGTCCCCCAACGCCTGCGCCCCGACGCCAGCCTCGTCGTCGACGAATGCCACAACTTCCTCAACCTGCCCTACCCACTCGAGGACATGCTCGCCGAAGCCCGCGGCTTCCGGGTCTCGATGACACTCGCGCACCAGCACCTCGGACAGCTCTCCCGCGAACTGAAAGAAGGCATCTCCACCAACGCCCGCTCGAAGATCTTCTTCTCCGCCAGCCCCGAGGACGCCCGCGAACTCGCCCGCCACACCGCACCCCGGCTCTCCGACCACGACCTATCCCACCTCGGCGTCTACCACACCGCCACCCGCCTGGTCGTACACGGCGAAGAAACCGAGCCCTTCACCATGACCACCACTCCCCTGCCCGACCCCATCCCCGGCCGGGCACGCGAAATCCGGGCCGTGCTACGCGCCCAGCGCCGCGCACACACCCCGGCCAGCGGCGGCACCACAGAGCACGCCCCCGCACCTACCACCGTAACCCCCACACAGACCGTGCCGACCGGGCGCCGGATTCCACCGACCCGCCCACCCAAGACCGACCCACGCCGCACACGCCCCTAA
- a CDS encoding VirB4 family type IV secretion system protein, with amino-acid sequence MAYTRHHDMAARGGSAGAFTPDALSVSARHLEVGNEFVASFGVTGYPQEVYPGWLAPLLTYPARLDVSVHVQPVDPASAASGLRKQRAKLESSRRHNARHDRLDDPEVDAAAEDAADLSRRIARGDGKLFRFGLYLTVHAADETSLAEEVSALRSLCASLLLDAKPATYRALQGWVSTLPLGLDPLGLKRTFDTAAVSAAYPFTSPDLPPTDPTTSAPSGVLYGYNIGSSGLVHWDRFACDNYNSVVLGRSGAGKSYFVKLETLRSLYRALGDDETGWAADGVQAFVVDPEDEYARLASQVGGTYVHLGAGGVRLNPFDLPVHTDARGRRTAPQDALKRRSLFLHTVLAVLLGTEVTAAERAVLDTAITATYHRAGITGDARTWTRPAPLLRDLRDVLAATGDGGDAVAADLAARLHPFVDGSFADLFDGPTTAAPDGHLVVFSLRDLPDESRAIGTLLVLDAVWRRVSNPAHRRPRLVVVDEAWLLMQQPEGARFLFRMAKAARKHWCGLTVATQDTADVLGSDLGKAIVSNAATQVLLRQAPQAIDDIAETFDLSAGERQFLLSADRGQGLLAAGTQRVAFQSLASTAENFLVTTDPAELARFAGDDPGTTDHGLADAYLDLGPANPLGTGAPPGGDEFDDTTPVDLDPA; translated from the coding sequence ATGGCCTACACCAGGCACCACGACATGGCGGCCCGGGGCGGGTCGGCGGGGGCGTTCACCCCGGACGCGCTGTCGGTCTCGGCCCGGCACCTGGAGGTCGGCAACGAATTTGTCGCCTCCTTCGGCGTGACCGGGTATCCGCAGGAGGTCTACCCCGGCTGGCTCGCCCCGCTGCTGACCTACCCCGCCCGGCTGGACGTCTCGGTGCACGTCCAGCCGGTCGACCCGGCCAGCGCCGCGAGCGGGCTGCGCAAACAACGCGCGAAGCTGGAATCGTCGCGCCGGCACAACGCCCGGCACGACCGGCTCGACGACCCGGAGGTCGACGCCGCCGCCGAGGACGCCGCCGATCTCTCCCGGCGTATCGCCCGCGGCGACGGGAAACTGTTCAGGTTCGGGCTGTACCTCACGGTCCACGCAGCCGACGAGACCTCGCTCGCCGAGGAGGTCTCAGCGTTGCGGTCGCTGTGCGCGTCGCTGCTGCTCGACGCGAAACCCGCCACCTACCGAGCGCTGCAGGGCTGGGTGTCCACCCTGCCCCTCGGCCTGGACCCGCTGGGTCTGAAAAGGACGTTCGACACCGCCGCAGTCTCGGCGGCGTACCCGTTCACCTCACCGGACCTGCCCCCGACCGACCCGACCACCTCGGCCCCGTCCGGGGTGCTCTACGGCTACAACATCGGCAGCTCGGGCTTGGTGCACTGGGACAGGTTCGCCTGCGACAACTACAACTCCGTCGTCCTCGGCCGCTCCGGCGCCGGGAAGTCCTACTTCGTCAAGCTCGAGACGCTGCGCAGCCTCTACCGCGCCCTCGGCGACGACGAGACCGGGTGGGCCGCCGACGGGGTGCAGGCGTTCGTCGTCGACCCCGAAGACGAATACGCCCGGCTGGCCTCCCAGGTCGGCGGCACCTACGTCCACCTCGGCGCGGGCGGGGTCCGGCTCAACCCGTTCGACCTGCCCGTGCACACCGACGCACGCGGACGCCGCACCGCGCCCCAGGACGCGCTCAAACGCCGCAGCCTGTTCCTGCACACCGTGCTCGCCGTCCTCCTCGGCACCGAGGTCACCGCCGCCGAACGGGCCGTGCTCGACACCGCGATCACCGCCACCTACCACCGCGCCGGCATCACCGGCGACGCCCGCACGTGGACCCGCCCGGCGCCGCTGCTGCGCGACCTGCGCGACGTCCTCGCCGCCACCGGTGACGGTGGTGACGCGGTCGCCGCCGATCTGGCAGCCCGGCTGCACCCCTTCGTCGACGGCAGTTTTGCTGATCTGTTCGACGGGCCCACCACCGCGGCCCCGGACGGGCACCTCGTCGTGTTCTCCCTACGCGACCTGCCCGACGAGTCGCGGGCGATCGGCACCCTGCTCGTGCTCGACGCCGTCTGGCGCCGGGTCTCCAACCCGGCCCACCGGCGCCCGCGGCTGGTCGTGGTCGACGAGGCGTGGCTGCTCATGCAGCAACCCGAAGGCGCACGCTTCTTGTTCCGGATGGCCAAGGCCGCACGCAAACACTGGTGCGGTCTCACTGTCGCGACTCAGGACACCGCCGACGTGCTCGGTAGCGACCTGGGCAAAGCCATCGTGTCCAACGCAGCCACCCAAGTCTTGTTGCGGCAGGCGCCGCAGGCCATCGACGACATCGCCGAGACCTTCGACCTCTCCGCCGGCGAGCGGCAGTTCCTGCTCTCGGCCGACCGCGGCCAAGGCCTGCTCGCCGCGGGCACGCAACGGGTGGCGTTCCAGTCCCTGGCCTCCACCGCCGAGAACTTCCTGGTCACCACCGACCCCGCCGAACTCGCCCGTTTCGCCGGCGACGACCCCGGCACCACCGATCACGGCCTCGCCGACGCCTACCTCGACCTCGGCCCCGCCAACCCCCTCGGCACCGGCGCGCCGCCGGGAGGCGACGAGTTCGACGACACGACACCAGTCGACCTCGATCCCGCTTGA
- a CDS encoding PrgI family protein, with amino-acid sequence MTSPVRVPADVDRPDRILGPLTARQVAILGVAALLLYGLYSATRTFVPLPVFLLVAAPLGVTVTVLALGKRDGLSLDRLALAALRQHLSPRHRVAAPEGVRAAPAWLTAQRPGTRTRGWRRRAGAGGAEAVSPAPLELPASGVTGTGTHAGVIDLGSDGLAVIAVCSTVNFSLRTPAEQEALVAAFARYLHSLTAPVQILVRAERLDLAPQIAELRARAGGLPHPALEATARDHADYLADLTAHTELLRRQVLLVLREPLRSGPAPAASGVLPWRRHREAPALAEGARQAAEQRLVRRLGEATELLAPAGIVATPLDAAAATGVLAAACNPDTFLPPSAGLAGADEVVTATTTFTDLYGPDNAAAGTHPMSAPRPSATHESEPAYPAPARAARSRASGPWLPVDEDWDYDDEIESR; translated from the coding sequence ATGACTTCTCCCGTGCGTGTACCCGCCGACGTCGACCGCCCGGACCGAATCCTCGGGCCCCTGACCGCCCGGCAAGTCGCGATCCTCGGCGTCGCCGCGCTTCTGCTCTACGGCCTGTACTCGGCCACGCGGACGTTCGTGCCGCTGCCGGTGTTCCTCCTCGTCGCCGCGCCGCTCGGTGTCACCGTCACCGTTCTGGCCCTCGGAAAGCGCGACGGGCTGTCGCTGGACCGCCTCGCGCTGGCCGCGCTCCGCCAGCACCTCTCGCCACGCCACCGCGTCGCCGCGCCCGAAGGCGTACGCGCCGCACCGGCCTGGCTGACCGCCCAGCGACCCGGAACCCGCACCCGAGGCTGGCGACGGCGCGCGGGGGCGGGCGGTGCCGAGGCGGTGTCCCCGGCGCCGCTGGAACTGCCGGCCAGCGGTGTCACCGGCACCGGCACCCACGCCGGGGTCATCGACCTCGGCAGTGACGGGCTCGCGGTGATCGCGGTGTGCTCGACGGTCAACTTCTCTCTACGCACGCCCGCCGAGCAAGAGGCGCTTGTCGCCGCCTTCGCCCGCTACCTGCACTCGCTGACCGCGCCGGTGCAGATCCTGGTCCGCGCCGAACGGCTCGACCTCGCACCGCAGATCGCCGAGTTGCGGGCCCGCGCCGGCGGGCTGCCCCACCCCGCCCTGGAGGCCACCGCGCGGGACCACGCGGACTATCTCGCCGACCTCACCGCGCACACCGAGCTGCTGCGCCGCCAGGTCCTGCTCGTCCTGCGCGAACCGTTACGTAGCGGCCCGGCCCCCGCCGCGTCGGGCGTGCTGCCGTGGCGACGCCACCGCGAAGCACCAGCACTGGCCGAAGGGGCGCGGCAGGCCGCCGAGCAACGGCTCGTGCGCCGCCTCGGCGAAGCCACCGAACTGCTCGCCCCCGCCGGGATCGTCGCCACCCCGCTCGACGCCGCCGCCGCGACCGGCGTACTCGCCGCGGCCTGCAACCCCGACACCTTCCTGCCCCCGTCGGCGGGGCTGGCCGGAGCCGACGAGGTCGTCACCGCCACCACCACCTTCACCGACCTCTACGGCCCCGACAACGCCGCGGCAGGAACCCACCCCATGTCGGCTCCTCGCCCGTCGGCAACACACGAATCCGAGCCCGCATATCCCGCCCCGGCTCGCGCTGCCCGGTCGCGGGCGTCGGGTCCGTGGCTGCCGGTGGACGAGGACTGGGACTACGACGACGAGATCGAAAGCAGGTAA
- a CDS encoding pilin produces MLLLGWLAAAGVLLTSSAARADTVQIVALAQTIDEVLNNIRNWIMGILAGIAIVLFSIAGLRYLMASGEPGEVEKAKGALKAGCIGFGLAALAPLVVEILKGIVGGV; encoded by the coding sequence GTGCTACTGCTCGGGTGGCTGGCCGCCGCCGGAGTGCTGCTGACCTCCTCGGCCGCGCGCGCGGACACCGTCCAGATCGTCGCGCTCGCCCAGACCATCGACGAGGTCTTGAACAACATCCGCAACTGGATCATGGGGATCCTCGCCGGGATCGCCATCGTGCTGTTCAGCATCGCGGGGCTGCGCTACCTGATGGCCTCGGGTGAGCCCGGAGAGGTCGAGAAAGCCAAAGGCGCCTTGAAGGCCGGCTGCATCGGGTTCGGGCTGGCCGCACTCGCCCCGCTCGTGGTCGAGATCCTCAAGGGCATCGTGGGCGGGGTGTGA
- a CDS encoding sigma-70 family RNA polymerase sigma factor — MNVPRPESGMKEPVFFTRLKPAFVENGNVFDTAWASFGWLVTGPAPLSVDGRDVAGLPPRLLALDELGTVLLSASCSQDTRDAAWRHLITLSRAEGEKWTVACTGLALPVLLPVARTLTRGLNAGDRDDIHAAILTGFLEGLRSVDLKRRAVLVRLRWTAYRAGERALRETLERPVPHEHLASCRAPAPRSGGHPDLVLAAAVAEDVLTASEAELISGTRVGDVALADAARARGQSYDTAKHARNRAEARLAAYLTDNATGTTPELGRSPGGPPQSPAATPGSAHRVQPRDVTRAQGGSGKKLRAPMSPDGPGSGVSQRGTRLPADRRSRARRTRSGPAARPTREARSCD, encoded by the coding sequence ATGAACGTGCCGCGACCTGAGTCTGGAATGAAAGAACCTGTTTTCTTCACCCGCCTGAAGCCGGCGTTTGTGGAGAACGGGAATGTCTTCGATACCGCGTGGGCCAGCTTCGGGTGGCTGGTGACCGGGCCGGCACCGCTGTCGGTCGATGGCCGGGACGTCGCCGGCTTGCCACCGCGGCTGCTGGCCCTGGACGAACTGGGCACAGTGCTGTTGTCAGCGTCGTGCAGCCAGGACACGCGGGACGCGGCGTGGCGGCATCTGATCACCCTGTCCCGCGCCGAGGGCGAGAAGTGGACGGTGGCGTGTACCGGTCTGGCGCTGCCCGTTCTGCTGCCTGTCGCGCGCACGCTGACCCGTGGCCTGAACGCGGGAGACCGCGACGACATCCACGCCGCGATCCTGACCGGGTTCCTGGAGGGACTGCGCAGCGTTGATCTGAAGCGGCGGGCGGTGCTGGTGCGGCTGCGCTGGACCGCCTACCGCGCGGGCGAGCGGGCCTTGCGCGAGACGCTGGAGCGTCCGGTCCCGCACGAGCATCTCGCGTCGTGTCGCGCGCCGGCGCCGCGCTCTGGCGGACACCCGGACCTTGTCCTGGCCGCTGCGGTCGCAGAGGACGTCCTCACCGCCAGCGAGGCCGAACTCATCTCCGGGACACGCGTCGGCGACGTCGCACTGGCCGACGCCGCACGCGCTCGCGGGCAGTCCTACGACACCGCCAAACACGCCCGCAACCGGGCCGAGGCACGACTGGCTGCCTACCTGACCGACAACGCGACCGGCACCACGCCCGAACTCGGTCGTTCTCCCGGCGGTCCCCCACAGTCTCCGGCCGCGACACCCGGATCTGCGCACCGCGTCCAGCCACGCGATGTGACCAGGGCGCAGGGCGGGTCGGGGAAGAAACTGCGCGCCCCGATGTCCCCGGACGGGCCGGGATCCGGAGTTAGTCAGCGCGGGACCCGCCTTCCCGCAGACCGCCGTTCCCGCGCCCGCCGCACCCGCAGCGGTCCGGCCGCGCGCCCCACCCGGGAGGCCCGCTCATGCGACTGA